The following coding sequences lie in one Methylosinus sp. H3A genomic window:
- a CDS encoding GNAT family N-acetyltransferase, protein MTDRFLYTSPLDPRAAPLLDDLVREYDARYGDFFGPEGGTGEVNRYPPEAFAPPEGNFLLLLRGEETIVGGAFRRYDETTAEFKRIWTRSDLRRQGLARVLVQELEAQALRQGYARIFLTTGCRQPEAANLYLTSGYRALFDLAADLEALRILPFEKHLAPTRQSAVRPNGNLVAGS, encoded by the coding sequence ATGACGGATCGTTTTCTCTACACCTCTCCGCTCGATCCTCGCGCGGCGCCGCTGCTCGACGATCTGGTACGGGAATATGACGCGCGCTACGGCGATTTCTTCGGCCCCGAAGGCGGAACCGGCGAGGTCAATCGCTATCCGCCCGAAGCCTTCGCGCCGCCCGAGGGCAATTTCCTGCTCCTCTTGCGCGGAGAGGAAACGATCGTCGGCGGAGCCTTCCGCCGCTACGACGAGACGACCGCGGAGTTCAAGCGCATCTGGACGCGGAGCGACCTGCGCCGACAAGGGCTGGCGCGCGTCTTGGTCCAGGAACTCGAAGCCCAAGCTCTTCGCCAGGGCTATGCGCGCATATTCCTGACCACCGGCTGCCGTCAGCCGGAGGCGGCCAATCTCTATCTCACATCGGGGTATCGCGCGCTCTTCGATCTGGCGGCGGACCTGGAAGCGCTCCGAATTCTGCCCTTCGAGAAGCATCTGGCGCCAACGCGCCAATCTGCTGTTCGCCCAAACGGAAATCTCGTCGCCGGTTCGTGA
- a CDS encoding LLM class flavin-dependent oxidoreductase → MSEKSIRFGLMLHGAGANMNSWRHPSGPADASVDLDFTIETVQKAEDNGVAFVFVADGLYITEQSLPHFLNRFEPLTILSALAARTSKIGLAGTVSTTYSEPFTIARQFASLDLISGGRAGWNVVTSPLEGSAKNYGRSHPEHALRYEIADEYLAVAQGLWDSWDDDAFARDRVTRRFFDPQKLHRLDHEGRFFKVAGPLNVGRSAQGQPVIFQAGASDAGIALAGKYADAVFTVAASLEEARAFSEKVRESAVAHGRRRDDVLIFPGTGPIIGESEAEADAKCQAIRDLLSIEEALVYLGRFFDHHDFAQYDPDAPFPDLGDLGKEGFRSTTDAIKTRARREGLTLREVAFSVATPKPTFIGTGEKIADEMLRWIDEGAADGFILGFPVTAEGLDDFVRLVVPALEARGRYSRDLPGRTLRDHLGLPRKKSRYALVATDEQRSVSR, encoded by the coding sequence TCGATTTCACCATCGAGACCGTCCAGAAGGCGGAAGACAATGGGGTCGCCTTCGTTTTCGTGGCGGACGGCCTCTACATCACGGAACAGTCGCTTCCGCATTTCCTCAACCGCTTCGAGCCGCTGACGATCCTTTCCGCGCTCGCCGCGCGCACGTCCAAGATCGGCCTCGCCGGCACCGTCTCGACGACCTATTCCGAGCCTTTCACCATCGCCCGACAATTCGCCTCGCTCGATTTGATCAGCGGCGGGCGCGCCGGCTGGAACGTCGTGACCTCGCCGCTGGAGGGCAGCGCGAAGAATTATGGGAGATCCCATCCGGAACATGCGCTGCGCTATGAGATCGCCGACGAATATCTCGCCGTCGCGCAAGGTCTCTGGGACAGCTGGGACGACGACGCATTTGCGCGCGACCGCGTGACGCGACGCTTCTTCGATCCGCAAAAGCTTCATCGGCTCGACCATGAGGGACGCTTTTTCAAAGTCGCCGGTCCGCTGAATGTGGGACGCTCGGCGCAGGGCCAGCCGGTGATTTTCCAGGCCGGCGCGTCGGACGCCGGAATAGCGCTCGCCGGCAAATATGCCGACGCTGTGTTCACTGTGGCGGCGTCGCTCGAAGAGGCCCGCGCTTTTTCCGAGAAGGTGAGGGAGAGCGCCGTCGCTCACGGCCGTCGTCGTGACGACGTGCTGATTTTCCCCGGCACCGGGCCGATCATCGGCGAGAGCGAAGCGGAAGCCGACGCAAAATGCCAGGCCATTCGCGATCTTCTGAGCATAGAGGAGGCGCTCGTCTATCTCGGCCGCTTCTTCGACCATCACGATTTTGCGCAATATGATCCGGACGCGCCGTTCCCGGATCTCGGAGACCTCGGCAAGGAAGGTTTTCGTTCGACGACCGACGCCATCAAGACGCGGGCGCGGCGGGAGGGGCTGACGCTGCGCGAGGTCGCCTTCTCCGTCGCGACGCCGAAGCCGACCTTCATCGGTACGGGCGAAAAAATCGCCGACGAAATGCTGCGCTGGATCGACGAGGGCGCTGCCGACGGCTTCATTCTCGGTTTCCCGGTCACGGCGGAAGGACTAGATGATTTCGTCCGCCTTGTCGTTCCGGCGCTGGAGGCGCGAGGACGCTACTCCCGCGATCTGCCGGGACGGACTCTGCGCGATCATCTCGGCCTGCCGCGCAAGAAGAGCCGCTACGCTCTCGTCGCGACCGACGAACAGAGGAGCGTGTCCCGATGA
- a CDS encoding M20 aminoacylase family protein, with product MTASIETLSERAGAVAAVVARHADEFVALRRDIHRHPELAFQERRTSELVAERLTDWGFEVTRGLGGTGVVGTLNRGEGPRSLGLRADMDALPIAETTGLPYASIHEGVMHACGHDGHTAILLAAARQLAEAGDFRGTLNVIFQPAEEIGAGARRMLEGGLLERFPCDAIFGLHNWPGLAAGRLAFVPGPAMASVDQAHVTVRGKGGHGAEPQDTIDPIVVAAHIVTALQTIVSRNVDPLDMAVVTVGSIHGGAASNVIPESVELKLTARAFRPRARKLLEERIPALVRAQAESFGAIADVRYRLGFPPVVNHAAETELARLTALETFGETRVEESFPPRTASEDFAFFLDARPGSFLFLGNGDSCSLHNSGYDFNDESLAPAAVYWALLAESFLS from the coding sequence ATGACGGCTTCGATCGAAACCCTTTCCGAGCGCGCCGGGGCCGTCGCCGCGGTGGTCGCCCGCCACGCCGATGAATTCGTCGCGCTGCGCCGGGACATCCATCGCCATCCCGAGCTCGCCTTCCAGGAGCGTCGCACGAGCGAGCTCGTCGCGGAGCGTCTCACCGATTGGGGCTTTGAGGTGACGCGTGGCCTCGGCGGAACCGGCGTCGTCGGCACGTTGAACCGCGGCGAGGGGCCGCGCAGCCTCGGCCTGCGCGCGGATATGGACGCGCTGCCCATCGCCGAGACGACAGGACTACCCTACGCCAGCATCCACGAAGGCGTGATGCACGCCTGCGGACATGACGGACATACCGCGATCCTGCTCGCCGCCGCCCGTCAGCTGGCCGAGGCCGGAGATTTTCGCGGCACGCTCAACGTCATCTTCCAGCCGGCCGAGGAGATCGGCGCCGGCGCCCGGCGCATGCTGGAGGGCGGCCTGCTGGAGCGCTTTCCCTGCGACGCGATCTTCGGGCTGCATAATTGGCCCGGTCTCGCGGCGGGACGGCTGGCTTTCGTCCCCGGCCCCGCAATGGCGTCCGTCGACCAAGCGCATGTCACTGTGCGCGGCAAGGGCGGCCATGGGGCCGAGCCGCAGGACACCATCGATCCGATCGTCGTCGCCGCCCATATCGTCACGGCCCTCCAGACGATCGTCTCGCGCAATGTCGATCCGCTCGACATGGCGGTCGTGACCGTCGGCTCGATCCACGGCGGCGCCGCATCCAACGTCATTCCCGAGAGCGTCGAGTTGAAGCTCACGGCGCGCGCCTTCCGTCCGCGGGCGCGCAAGCTGCTCGAGGAGCGCATTCCGGCGCTCGTGCGCGCGCAGGCGGAGAGCTTCGGCGCCATCGCGGATGTGCGCTATCGGCTCGGCTTTCCGCCGGTCGTCAATCACGCCGCCGAGACGGAGCTGGCGCGGCTCACCGCGCTCGAGACATTCGGCGAGACACGCGTCGAAGAGAGCTTTCCGCCGCGCACAGCGAGCGAGGATTTCGCCTTCTTTCTCGATGCGAGGCCGGGCTCGTTCCTGTTCCTCGGCAATGGGGACAGCTGCTCCCTCCACAATTCCGGCTATGATTTCAACGATGAGAGCCTTGCGCCCGCGGCTGTCTATTGGGCGCTGCTCGCGGAGAGCTTTCTCTCCTGA